Part of the Salinigranum rubrum genome is shown below.
GACCACAGATGCAACCACAAGACACCGTCGACAGACTCGCACTGGGACTGGCCGGCGCCACGATGCTCGTCGGCGTCGTCGTCCTCGGTATCGTCGAAATTCTCGCGGGACAGCCCTACGGGGCGGCCCCCGTGACGAACGAGGCGGGCGAAGTCGTCGCCACCCCGGCGGTCGACCCCGTGCTCCGGACCGGCCTCGTCGTCGCGGGCCTCGTGGTGCTGTTCCTCTGGGGCCTCTACAGGATGACGCTGGCCGAGGGGACCGACAGAGAGGAGCGGGCGGGCGCGCCCGCGAACACGTGACGTGCGCGCGGAGTCCGTCCTGAACCGGCACTTCTCGCTCGCGTACCCGACGTGAGTCCGAGCGGCCGAACCGTTTTTGGAGTCCGGCCGTGGCATGAACCCATGCAGTCATCCGTCGGTTTTCTCGCAGAACTCGTCGAGGAGACGGTCATCGGTATCCAGCAGAGCCTCATCGATGCGGTCCCGAATCTCATCATGGCGCTGGTCTTCGTCACCGTCGCCTACGTCGGAATCAAGATCGTTCTCCGAGTGGTCCGCGGAACGCTCGACGCGATTTACCCCGACGAACAGGACCTCATCGTGAACCTCGCGACGACCGTCGTCGGGGTGTTCCTCTGGTTCACGGTGGCGCTCACCCTCCTGAACATACTCGGGATGGGCGACATCGCCGCGAGCCTCGGGACGGCCGCCGGCTTCATCGCGCTGGGGGTCTCCTACGCGCTGTCGAGCATGATCGCCGACACCGTCGCCGGCGTCTACCTGCTTCGAGACCCCGATTTCAACCCCGGTGACCGCGTCACGGCCGACGAGACCACCGGCAAAGTGACCGACATCGGTCTGCGCAAGAGCCGGTTCGAACTGGACGGCGGCGAAACCGTCGTGGTCGCCAACAGCGCCGTCGAGAAGAAGTGGACGCTGGAGGACGAGTCGCTCGCGACGGCGACGGCGGACGAGTCGAGCGGCTGAGAGCCACGGAGCCCCGACGACGCGCGGCCGACGCCGAAAGCGTATCGTCGCTCGCGTGGTACGTGAACACATGTCTATCAGACAGGCGACACGGGAAGACGTCGACGCCGTCCGAGCGGTCGCGGAGCGGTCCTGGCGAACCGACTACCGGCCCGCACTGACCCGAGAGACGGTCGAGACGGCCGTCAACGACTGGTACGCGCCCGAACGCATCGAGGCCGAACTCGGGGCGGAGCGGACGCTCGTGCTCGTCGCGGAAGCGGACGAAATCGTCGGGTTCTCCCACGCGACGTGGAGCGACGAGGACGCGACGGGGTACATCCTCCGCATTTACGTGGACCCCGACCACCGGCGCGAGCGGATCGGCCGCGCGTTGCTCGAACGAACGTGTGCCGACCTCGGGGCCGAGGGCGTCGAACGGATCAACGCGATGGTGCTCGCGGCGAACGAACCCGGGGCCGACTTCTACGAGCACTTCGGCTTCGAGTTCGCCGACGAGCGGACGACCACCATCGGCGAGGAGACTTACCCGGAGCGAAGGTACGTGCTCGAATCGGGGTCGGACGGGGGGTTCGTCTGATCCGGTCGAGCGCGTCGACGGGTCGCGGGTCGGTACGACCACAGAAATCGGTGGAGAGCGCGGGAGAGAGCGCTTCGGTCGGTCGAAGACGAACCGGATTCACCGGACGCGAGGAGGCGATATCGGTGGCTGTGGGCAGTGGCGGAACTGTTTTACAGCGCTCTTCCCTAGCGTGAAACACAATGGGCCTGGGCTCGGACATGTACCGGCAGCAGATCCTCGACCACTACAAGAACCCCCGGAACTACGGGGAACTCGAGGACCCGACGTTCACCCACACGGGCGAGAACCCCTCGTGTGGCGACACCATCCGCGTCGACATCCAACTCGAAGACGACGGCGAGACCATCGAGTACGCCTCGTTCAGTGGCGACGGCTGTGCCATCTCGCAGGCGTCGGCGTCGATGCTCACCTCGCGACTGCAGGGGATGACGCTCGACGAACTCGCCGACCTCGACACCGACGACGTCACGGAGATGCTCGGCGTCGACATCAGCCCGATGCGCATCAAGTGCGCCGTCCTCGCGCGACAGGTCGCCCAGGACGGCGCCCGCATCCACACGGGCGAACTCGAAATCGACCGGACGACGACCGAAGACTAGCTTCGCTGCCCGTACAGGTCGAGGTTCCGCGCGCCGAACCGGAGTTCTCCCGTGTCTCGCTGACGCTTCCGTGCAGTGAGCCACGCGTCCACCGTCTCGTCCGAGAGCCTCCCGCGGACCGCGTCGGCGACGGTGTCGACGAGGACGGCGAGAAAGTACGCCTCGTCCGCGGGGTACGACTTGCTCTCATCGCCCGCTCCTTCGCCCGCCCGGTCCGTGGGCTCGACGCACCAGTCCGAGTCGCCGACCGAGACGAGGTCGACGCCGAAGTCGGGGAGGAGCGTTCGGAGCCGTCGACCGGCGCGCGCGCCCAGTCGGTCACCCTCGCCGTCGCCGACCATCGTCGCGTGGTACGCGTCGAGAACGGCGTCGTCGGCCGGGTGCGGGGGCGAGAAGGCGGTGCCGCCGTCGAACGTGATGGGGAAGTAGACGGGACCGCCGGCGGCGACGCCGCTCACGAGTCGCTCGACGTCGGGAGGCGAGAGGAGGTCGACGAACGCCTGCGCGACGAGGACGTCCCACCCCCGGGAAGCGACCGCGAGCGCGTCGCCGGCGACGAGGTAGACGTCGATGCGGGCCGGGCCGGAGAGGCGGATGGCCGCGACGGTGGTGGCCCCGTCGACGTCGGGAACGGGCCCGGGTGCGAGCGAGGGGTCGGCGAGCGACGCGCTGAACCCTTCCTCGCGCGCGGCTTCGAGAACGCGCTCGCGGGCCGTCGCGAGGAGGTCGGGGTCGGTGTCGACGGCGACGTAGGTGCAGTCGGGGAGGTCCTCCCACGAGAGGAACCGTCGGCAGAACGCCGCGGTGCCCGCGCCGGCTTCGAGGATTCGCGGCTCGCGCTGTGTGAGGACGTCGTCGCGAAACCGCGCGAGGACCTCCCGGTTCAGCGCGCGGTCGTCGACCGTCGCCTTCGCGGAGAGGTACCGCTCGAAGTCGCCCTTCACGCTGCCTCCGGCGTGGGCGTGACTGACTCATCCGCCAACCGGGACAGGAACGACCGGACCCGCTCTGCCGTCTCCTCCCACGGCGGGTGTGCGTGGTACCGGTTGAGTGCGGCCCGGCCCATCCGGGCGAGGCGCGTTCTGTCCCCGGCGAGCGCCGACAGCGCCGCGGCGACGGCACCCACGCCCTCGGGCGGGACGAGAAAGCCCGTCTCGCCGTGGGTGACGAGGTCGGTCGCCCCGCCCGAGTGAGTCACCACCGCGGGGAGGCCGAACCCCATGCCTTCGAGCGCGGCGATGCCGAACCCCTCGTGTCGGGAAGGAAGCGCGAGGACGTGGCTCCGGCGGAGTACGTCCGCGAGGTCCGCCGTTTCGAGAGGCCCCGCGAGGGTGACGCGGTCGGCGACGCCGCGACGGCGACACCGGCTTCGAACCCGCGCGGCGTACCGCTCGTCCGGTTGCGGGCCGACGAGCGTGGCCTCCCACGGGTCGTCGAGCGCCGCGAGCGCGTCGACGAGCGCGAGCGGCCGCTTGCGCGGGACGACCGACCCGAGGAAGACGACCCGAAACGGCGTCTCGGTCGATCGGGCGTCGACGTCCTCCCCGGAGACGTCGGGGTCGAACTGGTCCGCCGTGGGGGGCGCAACGAGCGTCGGGAGCGGCGACGGAGAGAGCGTCTCGACCGCGCGTTCGGTCGCCGAACTCGTGCAGACGGCGGCGTCGACGCGGGCGAGAAAGCGGCGTTCGAGCGCGCGGGCGACGGGTGCTTCGGGACCGCCCTCGTCGCACCGGAGGTGGTGGACGAGGGCGACGACGGGCGTGTCGTCTCCGGGCGACCGACCACAGCGCGGGGCGAACGTCGGGTGGGCGAGTTCGTCGACGACGACCACGTCGGCCTGGTTCGAAAACCGTGATAGCGGGGTGGTGGGGGCGTCGGCGACGGCCAGCGGATAGCGCCGCCAGGGGACCGAGTGGACGGTCACGTCGTCCGTCTCTCGGAGCGAGGCGACGAGGCGGCGGTCGTACCGGAACCCGCCGGAGGTGGTGTCGAAGTCGCCGGGGACGACGAAGGCGACCCGCATCTACGAGGAGGGAGCGGCGGCGTAGGCGGCGTTGGCGACGTCGTCCTCCCACATGGTGACGGTGAGGCGGTCGACGCCCCCGGTGGAGACCTCCTCGGAGAGACGCTCGTGGACGACGCGGGCGAACCGCTCGACGCTCGGGTTGTACCCCTCGAACTCCGGGAGGTCGTTGAGCGTCTCGTCCGAGTACCGCGCTTCGATAGCGTCGAGGGCGGCCTCCACCTCGTCGATGTCGACGAGGTAGTCGTACTCGTTCAACTCCTCGCCGGCGAGTTCGACCTCGACGCGGAAGTGGTGCGAGTGGAGGTCGCCCTCGGGCCCGGGATTCGGGACGGTGAGGAAGTGCTGGGCGATGAGCGGGCGGACGACGGTGACGGTGTACATGCGCAGGGCGTTGGGGGAGCGGTTGTAAAGGTGCGTCTCGTGTGGTGTGCGGCCGCATCGTTCGGGACGGGGAGAGTTCGGTGGTGGTCGTGTGGGAGTGGATTCGTCGCCCAAGAGAGGAGTGACGACGCGAACACCGCACGACACGCGCGGAGGAGCCACGTCCTCCCGCACCGTTTCAGCGGTGGCGTGCGGCGAACGAACGGCGCGGAGACACCGAACTGGGGAGGAGCGAGGCAGACACCGCGCGACCATCGTCTTCGTGCGCTCTCCGTCGTCGCGAGCCCCGAACCCGCCGACTGCATCGTGAACGCCGACGCTATCGACTGCTATCGATTCGTTCACCCACACTCGTCCCGACCGGACCATCGCCGACGGCGCCTGCGATGCGGAGCGTCGACGACAGCGAGGATCAGTACTCGAAGAGCACCTGCAGCGCCTCGTCGGGCGACTCGTCGAGCAGTCGGTACGCGTCCGGCGCACTCTCGACGGGAAGCCGGTGCGTCACCAGCCGCGACGGTTCGAGGTCCGCGAGGAGGTCGAGCACGAGACCCATTCTCCGTTCTTTGTCCCACCGGCCCGCGTGCGCCGGGTCGATGCGCGAAACCTGGCTGGCCTGCAGGCGGATGTGGCTGCGGTGGAAGCGACCGCCGAGGCCGAGTTCGGTTGGCTTCGCGCCGTACCACGAGCCGATCACGACGCGGCCGTCGTCGCCGGTGGTATCGAGCGCCGCGTCGAGGGCGGCGGGGTTGCCGGACACCTCGAAGGAGATGTCGGCGCGGCCGTCACCGGTATCGAACGACTCGCCGGCGGCGTCGGGCGCGAGCGAGGCGTCGGCACCCAGCGACAGCGAGCGTTCCCGGCGGGCGGCGTAGTGGTCGAACGTCACGAGCTTCGAGAGCGGATGGCGCGCGAGCAGTGCCGTCGTGAGGAGGCCGACGACGCCCTGTCCGAACACCGCGGCGCGCTCGCCGATGCGGGGGCGGCCGTCCATGACGAGACTCACCGCCGTCTCGACCATCGCGAGGAGGGCGGCGTCCTCGTCGGTGACGCCCGCGGGCAGGCGGACGAGCGTGGACGGGTCGACGCAGAAGTGACTGGCATGGGGATGAAAGGCGAAGACGCGCCGGCCAACCCAGTCGTCGGTGACGTCGGCGCCGGCGGCCGTGACCCGTCCGACGGTGGCGTAGCCGTACGACAGCGGGTAGGTAGCGGTGTGTCCGAGTCCGTCGATGGTCTCGTCGAGCGGGAGGTCCGCCGGGACCTGGTCGCGGTAGACGAGCAGTTCCGTCCCCGGGCTGACCGCAGAGAGCGACGCTTCGACCCGGACCTCGTCGGAGGCGGGCGTCTCGACGGGCGTTCGGACCACTTCGACTCGGCGAGGGGCGACGAAGCGCACCCGTCGCGCCGCGCCGTCGCCGCCACCGCCGACGTCCGCTCCGCTCTCGGCGGTCATCGCGTGCCCCCGGACCACCGCGTCCTCCCGTGCATAGCCGGACCGTAGGAGTCGTCCGGTGTAAAGCTGTCGTGGACGCGGAGCGCTCGGTTCGGAGGTCGTACCGCCGGCTATCCGCTCGTGAAGAGGCCGCGGTGCCGACTCCCGTCACACGGCGACAGCCGACCGGGTCAGACGATGCGCTCGAAGTACGGCGGCAGCCGTTTTCGGACGAGCGTGTACGGGGCCGCGACGGCGACGGCGAGCGCACAGAGGAGTCGGACGGTCCCGAGAAGAACACCAGTCCGGGCAGCGCGCCGACGAGCGTCACCGCCAGGTCGTGCGGGGAGCCGTCGTACGGCACCCAGTACCGGGCGCGGAGCCACCTCCCGCGGGCGTGGAGGTAGACCGCGTCGGGGTTGGTTCGCTCCCAGGGCCGGAGTTCCTCGCCGGCACCGAACGCGTCCATCCCCGCGTGAACCGCACTCGCAACCGTGAACGCCGCGAGTCCGACGGCGACCGGCGTCCGAGTGACAGAAGCGACGACGAGGACGGGGAGGGCGACGGCCCAGCCGAGCAGTGGGAAGTGAAGCGTCTTCCGGTGGGTGCCGACGAGGAGGTCGAGGTCGGGGAGGACACCCCCCGCGAAGCCCGCGAGCGCGGCGACGGGCGCGAGTTCCGGGGCGACGAACAGCACCGGCGTCGTGAGCGCGACGCCGACGACGGCGTGGGAGGTGACCATCATGCGTCAGTCGCGCTGGAGGAGGAGCACGAGGACGACGATGAACCCGATCTGTGCGACCTTGTCGACGATGGCGATGGCGCCGAGTTCGTTGATCCCCTGGACCACCGTCCACGCGAAGATGACGACCTGTCCGGCGGTGAACGGGATACCGACGGCGTAGAACAGGCGTCGTCGATAGTTCAGAAGGATGGCGGCGATGCCGGCGGCGAAACCGACGGTCGCGACGAGGAACGAAATCCCGAACGCCCCCGGGAGGAAGCGGACGCCGAGGACGAGGTGGACGATTCCGGACACCGCCGCGAGAGCGACCCCGATCCAGTGGAGCGTCGTCATCGAGTCCGTGTCGAGAGTAACCATATCACATGTATAACCCACAGAACGGGATAAAAACTCGTGCGCGCCGTCAGCGCTGTCGACCCACCGCACGCGCGAGCGCGAGCAGGTAGCCGAGCCCCGACCGCACCGCCGGTTCGCGCGTCGCCTTCGCCAGGCCGACGGGGCCGACCGGTTCCGCTTCCGCCGCCTCGGCCTCACCCACCGCGCGGACGAGGCGGGTCAGCCCCCGCACGGACTCGGGCCGAGACGCCTCGTCGGCGACTTCGCCGAGACGCGACCCGGTCCGGGCGAGTTCGGCCACCATGTCGTCTTCCAGCGCCGCGGTGAGGAGCGACAGCGCGTCGACGAAGCCGACGAGTTCGTCGAGCGTCCCCGCCCGCTGGAGTTCGACGAGCGTTTCGAGGGAGGCAGCGAGGTCGTCGCCGCGCTCGCCGACGAGCGTGGCGAGTCGAACCGTCTCCTCGGTGGCGAGGCCGTCGCCCGCCTCGGCGAGCGTCGCGGCCGTCCCCGCGAGTTCGGCCACCATGTCGTCCTCCAGCGCGGAGGTGCCGAGCGCGACCACGTCGAGCAGTTCGTTCACCGCGTCGAGTCGGCGGACGAACGCGGCGACGGCCTCGGGGTTCTCGGCGACGACGGCTTCGAGGGAGTCGTACTCCGAGTCGGCGAGCGCGTCGGTGAATGATTCGCTCATCGAATCACCTCACAGAAGCCCCCTGGCGGTGAGCCAGTACGACTCGTTGTACGCTAGTTTCGCCCAGTGGACCGGGCGCGACTCGGGGCGCAACTGGGGTTCGTGCGTGTAGTCGAACGAAACGAACGTCGCCTCGTCCATCCCGGCTTCGAGGAAGCAGACGACCTTGCCGTCGTACGTCGCCGTCGGGACCTGTCCGTGGACGAGGCTCGTGAGTCGGTCGGCGACGACGCTCGCCTGGTAGTGAGCGGCGCTGCCGGCCTTCGGAGCGGGCACGTCGGCGGCATCGCCGAGCGCGAACACGTCGTCGGCGTGCGTGGCTTCGAGCGTGGTCCGGTCGACTGCGACCCAGCCGTCGTCGCCGAGGCCAGCCTCACGGATCATCGGCACGCCGTCGTGCGGCGGGATGGTGACGAGGAGGTCGTACGCGAGTTCCTCGCCCTCAAGCGACTTCAACACCCCCGCCTCGGCGTCGACCGTCTCGACGTTGAAGAACGTCTCGGCGCGGATGTCGCGCGCGTCCATCCGAGGAGCGGCCCACTCGGCGATGGTCGGCTTCCCGTGGACGCGCTGGATGGGGTAGGTGTACGTGATGTCCACCTGGTCGCGGATGCCGCGCTCACGGAGCCAGTCGTCCGCCATGAAGACGAACTCCAGCGGCGCGGCGGGACACATGTGCGGCGTCCCCACGACCGAGAGGACCAGATGTCCCTCGGTGAAGTCGGCGAGCGCGTCACGGAGCGCGATTGCTCCCTCCTCGCTGTAGAAGTCGTGGCCCGCCTCCTGCAGGCCGGGAACCTCGTCGGGGACGATTCGCGCCCCCGTCGCGAGGACGAGGTAGTCGTACGCGAGCGTGTCGCCGCCGTTCAGCGCCAGCCGTTTTTCCTCCGCGTCGATGGCCTCGACGCGCGAGAAGCGGAGCGAGACCCGCGGGTCGACGAGGTCGACCACCGGTCGGACGCCGTCTTCAGGGTCGCGCTTGCCGAAGGCGACGTACAGCCAGATGGGCTTGTAGACGTGCATCTCGCTCTCGTTGACGAGCGTTACCTCGACGTCGCCCGCGTCGATGTCGGGGGCGAGTCGGTCCGCGAGTCGGTTCGCCAGCACCGAGCCTCCAGTGCCAGCGCCGACGATGACGATTCGTTGTGTCATGGTTTCTTCACCCCGTCGTGCGGACGTAGATGCTCCAGTAGTCGTCGTGCTCGACGATTTCGAGGAGTTCGTGGCCCGCCTTGTCGAGCCACTCGGGCACGTCGTCCTTCGAGCCCGTGTCGGAGGTCTGTAGTTCGATGACGGTGCCCGGATCGGCCTTCTTGACCTTCCCGATGAGGTCCATCAGGGGACCGGGGCAGCCGGCACCGCGCGAGTCGACCGTGACGTCCGGAGTTAGTGTGCTCATTGTGATCGCCTCAGATGAACATGACCTGCTTGTCCATCGCGTGGTTCAGGAAGCCAGCGACGCCCAGTTCGTCGTCGAAGACGTCGACGTAGTCATCCAGGGAGCGGCCCATCAGCTCCATCGCCATGGTACAGGCGTAGATGGAGAGGGGGCCCAGCTCCTTGGCGTCGCGGAGCTGGTCGACGAACAGCGGTACCTGGACGTCTTCGCGCGTGAGCATCGCCTGCCCGACGGCGCCCGCCTCGAACGACCGGGTTTCGACGGTTTCGTGCTCGAACGCTCCCAGCGCGTTCATCGTCACGAACATCTCGACCGGGACGTCCGACGCGGCAGCGACGGACGCGATGGTGCTGGCGGCGGTCAACTCCTCTAGGTCCTCGGAGGCGAGGACGACGGCGAATCCGTTCATCGTGGACACCTACACGTAGAGGGACGCTCGACTCGGAGATAATATTGTATAGAGATTCCAAGATTGTGGGAACGAGCGAGTCGGGCACGTCACGGCTGACCGAGCACGCGAGCGTCTCGAACCCCCTACCCGTGGTGCTCGGGACAGGGTTTATACTCCCGTCCGACACTGTGTAGCGAGATGACCGATGGCTGGCAGCGGCTACGACTGCAAGACCACGAGACGCGAGCGGACAAGCCGGGACAGCGCTGGGAGTTGTCGCCACTTCTCGACATCGAGGCGTTCAATCTGAACGTCGCGGTGCTCGAACCCGGCGAGCGCCTCTCGCAGAACCACTTCCACTACCACGACGACCAGGAGGAACTGATCCACGTGTCGGACGGGCGGTGTCGGGTCGAAGTCGCCGACGACCGCTTCGTGGCCGAACCGGGCGACACCGTCCGGTTCGCCGCCGGTCCAGAGGGAGTTCACCTGGTCCACAACCCGTTCGACCGCCCGTGTCGACTCGTCGCCATCGGCTGGCCGCCGGAGGGGCGCCGGCCGGTCACGCAGGTTCGGACGAGCGAAGAACTACTCGCCGAACGGGAGTGACCGACGGAGACGCGTGTCGCTCGGGGAACGGTTCGCTGTGAGTGCCGAAAACAAGAGGCCGTCGGCCGCCGGTCGAGCCCCTACTCGGGCTTGAGGCCGCCGTCTTGGACGCGCATCACGGCCTCGCCGTCGGCGAGGTTCGGAGCGTCGACCAGTCGCACGATACGCTTGTCGCCCTTCGACTTGCGGAGGTACATTCTGAACGTCGAGGTGTGACCGAGGATGTTCCCGCCGATGGGCTGGGTGGGGTCGCCGAAGTACGAGTCGGGGTTGGAGGCGACCTGGTTCGTCACGAGGACGACGCTGTTGTAGAGATTCCCCACGCGCATCAGGTCGTGGAGGTGCTTGTTGAGCTTCTGCTGGCGGTCCGCCAGTTGGCCACGACCCACGTACTCGGCGCGGAAGTGAGCCGTGAGCGAGTCGACACAGAGCAGGCGGACGGGCCACTCGCTGTCCTCGTGTTCGGAGGCGATCTCCTTGGACTTCTGCGCGAGGAGGATCTGGTGGTTGGAGTTGAACGCCTTCGCGACGTGGATCTTGTCGAGGACGCTGTTGACGAGTTCCTCCATCGTCTCCTCGTCGCCGGGCGAGCCCTCGATTTCGCGGTCGTCGAGCGTCGCCTGGATGACGTCGTCGTCGAGGCCGCGGACCATGTCGTCGATGCGCTCGGGGCGGAACGTGTCCTCGGAGTCGATGAAGATACAGCTCCCGCGGAGGCCGCCGACTTCGGTGGGGAGTTGCACGTTGACCGCCATCTGGTGGGTGACCTGTGACTTTCCGGCACCGAACTCGCCGTACACCTCGGTGATGGACTGCGTTTCGAGGCCGCCGCCGAGGAGGTCGTCGACCTCGTCGATGTGCCACGAGAGTTTGCCGATCTGTTTCCGGCGTTCCAACACTGCGGACCCGGTCTCGAAGCCGCCGATGTCGGCCGTCTTCCGGGCGGCGTTGATGATGTCCGACGCGGTGGAGTCGCCGATGTCGGCCGTGTTCGACAGTTCGGCGGGGCTGGCGACCGCGATGGACTGGTAGCTCTCGAAACCGGCTTCTACGAGTTTGTCCGCTGTCGCTGGCCCCACACCGGGGAGGGACTCGAGGTCGTCGTCTGGCATGTATCTCTCCCTTCTGCCCGTTCACACATAAAGCCTCGTTAACAGCGTGGTGAAAGTGAAATCGGACGACGCCAGGGCCGTCGGTCAGAGCGTCGCGTGAGGGTTCAAATCCGATGCCGCGAGCGAGGGAGCGGCGTCAGTACTCCGAACCGGGCGGGGACGGCGTCACTCCCACGGATGCTGCCCGGCGCGGTCGGGCCACAGCGGGTACCAGTAGCCCTCGTCGTCCTCGACCGAGAGTTCGCCGTCGAGGACGGACTGGAGTTTGAATTCGAGTTTCGAGTCGCGCGAACTCGTCCCCGTGGGGACGAACGGGTAGTACGCGCCCCGGCGGAAGGAGTACACCCAGTAGACGTTCTTCGACTCGTCCTCGAAGGCAAAGAGGGCCGCGAGCAGTCGAGAGCCGTAGCCGCGCTCGACGAACTCGTCGGCGGCGAAGTGAACGGAGGTGACGAGGTCCTCGGGGTCCTCGTCGTGAAGAACGAACCAGTGGTAGCCGTAGTCGTCGCTGTGGCGCCAGTGGTCGGTGCCCGTCTCCTCCTTCCCGGCGTCGAGGATGGCCTCGACCTCCTCCACTGTGGAGGCGAAGTCCGTGGAGTCGACGTTCGAAAAGCACAGCGCCGCCTCGCCCGCCGAGGGGACGCCGAGATCGGCCTCCATCGTGAGATACGCCGTCGACATCCCGA
Proteins encoded:
- a CDS encoding sulfurtransferase TusA family protein translates to MSTLTPDVTVDSRGAGCPGPLMDLIGKVKKADPGTVIELQTSDTGSKDDVPEWLDKAGHELLEIVEHDDYWSIYVRTTG
- a CDS encoding DsrE/DsrF/DrsH-like family protein, whose translation is MNGFAVVLASEDLEELTAASTIASVAAASDVPVEMFVTMNALGAFEHETVETRSFEAGAVGQAMLTREDVQVPLFVDQLRDAKELGPLSIYACTMAMELMGRSLDDYVDVFDDELGVAGFLNHAMDKQVMFI
- a CDS encoding DUF1641 domain-containing protein; the encoded protein is MSESFTDALADSEYDSLEAVVAENPEAVAAFVRRLDAVNELLDVVALGTSALEDDMVAELAGTAATLAEAGDGLATEETVRLATLVGERGDDLAASLETLVELQRAGTLDELVGFVDALSLLTAALEDDMVAELARTGSRLGEVADEASRPESVRGLTRLVRAVGEAEAAEAEPVGPVGLAKATREPAVRSGLGYLLALARAVGRQR
- a CDS encoding NAD(P)/FAD-dependent oxidoreductase, with amino-acid sequence MTQRIVIVGAGTGGSVLANRLADRLAPDIDAGDVEVTLVNESEMHVYKPIWLYVAFGKRDPEDGVRPVVDLVDPRVSLRFSRVEAIDAEEKRLALNGGDTLAYDYLVLATGARIVPDEVPGLQEAGHDFYSEEGAIALRDALADFTEGHLVLSVVGTPHMCPAAPLEFVFMADDWLRERGIRDQVDITYTYPIQRVHGKPTIAEWAAPRMDARDIRAETFFNVETVDAEAGVLKSLEGEELAYDLLVTIPPHDGVPMIREAGLGDDGWVAVDRTTLEATHADDVFALGDAADVPAPKAGSAAHYQASVVADRLTSLVHGQVPTATYDGKVVCFLEAGMDEATFVSFDYTHEPQLRPESRPVHWAKLAYNESYWLTARGLL
- a CDS encoding 6-pyruvoyl trahydropterin synthase family protein; translation: MYTVTVVRPLIAQHFLTVPNPGPEGDLHSHHFRVEVELAGEELNEYDYLVDIDEVEAALDAIEARYSDETLNDLPEFEGYNPSVERFARVVHERLSEEVSTGGVDRLTVTMWEDDVANAAYAAAPSS
- the sufU gene encoding Fe-S cluster assembly sulfur transfer protein SufU — translated: MGLGSDMYRQQILDHYKNPRNYGELEDPTFTHTGENPSCGDTIRVDIQLEDDGETIEYASFSGDGCAISQASASMLTSRLQGMTLDELADLDTDDVTEMLGVDISPMRIKCAVLARQVAQDGARIHTGELEIDRTTTED
- a CDS encoding class I SAM-dependent methyltransferase, which produces MKGDFERYLSAKATVDDRALNREVLARFRDDVLTQREPRILEAGAGTAAFCRRFLSWEDLPDCTYVAVDTDPDLLATARERVLEAAREEGFSASLADPSLAPGPVPDVDGATTVAAIRLSGPARIDVYLVAGDALAVASRGWDVLVAQAFVDLLSPPDVERLVSGVAAGGPVYFPITFDGGTAFSPPHPADDAVLDAYHATMVGDGEGDRLGARAGRRLRTLLPDFGVDLVSVGDSDWCVEPTDRAGEGAGDESKSYPADEAYFLAVLVDTVADAVRGRLSDETVDAWLTARKRQRDTGELRFGARNLDLYGQRS
- a CDS encoding GNAT family N-acetyltransferase encodes the protein MSIRQATREDVDAVRAVAERSWRTDYRPALTRETVETAVNDWYAPERIEAELGAERTLVLVAEADEIVGFSHATWSDEDATGYILRIYVDPDHRRERIGRALLERTCADLGAEGVERINAMVLAANEPGADFYEHFGFEFADERTTTIGEETYPERRYVLESGSDGGFV
- the radA gene encoding DNA repair and recombination protein RadA, whose translation is MPDDDLESLPGVGPATADKLVEAGFESYQSIAVASPAELSNTADIGDSTASDIINAARKTADIGGFETGSAVLERRKQIGKLSWHIDEVDDLLGGGLETQSITEVYGEFGAGKSQVTHQMAVNVQLPTEVGGLRGSCIFIDSEDTFRPERIDDMVRGLDDDVIQATLDDREIEGSPGDEETMEELVNSVLDKIHVAKAFNSNHQILLAQKSKEIASEHEDSEWPVRLLCVDSLTAHFRAEYVGRGQLADRQQKLNKHLHDLMRVGNLYNSVVLVTNQVASNPDSYFGDPTQPIGGNILGHTSTFRMYLRKSKGDKRIVRLVDAPNLADGEAVMRVQDGGLKPE
- a CDS encoding zinc-dependent alcohol dehydrogenase, with the protein product MTAESGADVGGGGDGAARRVRFVAPRRVEVVRTPVETPASDEVRVEASLSAVSPGTELLVYRDQVPADLPLDETIDGLGHTATYPLSYGYATVGRVTAAGADVTDDWVGRRVFAFHPHASHFCVDPSTLVRLPAGVTDEDAALLAMVETAVSLVMDGRPRIGERAAVFGQGVVGLLTTALLARHPLSKLVTFDHYAARRERSLSLGADASLAPDAAGESFDTGDGRADISFEVSGNPAALDAALDTTGDDGRVVIGSWYGAKPTELGLGGRFHRSHIRLQASQVSRIDPAHAGRWDKERRMGLVLDLLADLEPSRLVTHRLPVESAPDAYRLLDESPDEALQVLFEY
- a CDS encoding cupin domain-containing protein gives rise to the protein MTDGWQRLRLQDHETRADKPGQRWELSPLLDIEAFNLNVAVLEPGERLSQNHFHYHDDQEELIHVSDGRCRVEVADDRFVAEPGDTVRFAAGPEGVHLVHNPFDRPCRLVAIGWPPEGRRPVTQVRTSEELLAERE
- a CDS encoding mechanosensitive ion channel domain-containing protein; this translates as MQSSVGFLAELVEETVIGIQQSLIDAVPNLIMALVFVTVAYVGIKIVLRVVRGTLDAIYPDEQDLIVNLATTVVGVFLWFTVALTLLNILGMGDIAASLGTAAGFIALGVSYALSSMIADTVAGVYLLRDPDFNPGDRVTADETTGKVTDIGLRKSRFELDGGETVVVANSAVEKKWTLEDESLATATADESSG
- a CDS encoding glycosyltransferase family 4 protein, with product MRVAFVVPGDFDTTSGGFRYDRRLVASLRETDDVTVHSVPWRRYPLAVADAPTTPLSRFSNQADVVVVDELAHPTFAPRCGRSPGDDTPVVALVHHLRCDEGGPEAPVARALERRFLARVDAAVCTSSATERAVETLSPSPLPTLVAPPTADQFDPDVSGEDVDARSTETPFRVVFLGSVVPRKRPLALVDALAALDDPWEATLVGPQPDERYAARVRSRCRRRGVADRVTLAGPLETADLADVLRRSHVLALPSRHEGFGIAALEGMGFGLPAVVTHSGGATDLVTHGETGFLVPPEGVGAVAAALSALAGDRTRLARMGRAALNRYHAHPPWEETAERVRSFLSRLADESVTPTPEAA
- a CDS encoding DUF7475 family protein; translated protein: MVTLDTDSMTTLHWIGVALAAVSGIVHLVLGVRFLPGAFGISFLVATVGFAAGIAAILLNYRRRLFYAVGIPFTAGQVVIFAWTVVQGINELGAIAIVDKVAQIGFIVVLVLLLQRD